In Capsicum annuum cultivar UCD-10X-F1 chromosome 7, UCD10Xv1.1, whole genome shotgun sequence, one genomic interval encodes:
- the LOC107878224 gene encoding probable NAD(P)H dehydrogenase subunit CRR3, chloroplastic, which produces MIGVKCMFMAKAHTILASSSQPTDPLPSKLKPPFLKSQTTLEQKKKQNQRKLSVAEIERAIGAGIFRDRDTSRDAKESKTLFDSILSNSVGENEGDVEKKLRQTGEWLVDKTENTSASAGKQILLAVFQWILPMWILAFLLASGMLNLPFTTPFLDDLLL; this is translated from the exons ATGATTGGAGTGAAGTGTATGTTTATGGCAAAAGCTCACACAATTCTTGCATCTTCATCTCAACCTACTGACCCTTTACCTTCAAAGTTAAAACCTCCATTCCTCAAAAGCCAAACAACACTTgagcagaagaagaagcagaaTCAAAGGAAACTCTCAGTTGCAGAGATTGAAAGAGCTATTGGTGCTGGCATTTTCAGAGACAGGGATACCAGCAG GGATGCAAAGGAGAGCAAGACACTGTTTGATTCAATTTTGTCAAATTCTGTTGGGGAGAATGAAGGGGATGTTGAGAAGAAGCTAAGACAAACTGGTGAATGGCTTGTTGACAAAACTGAAAACACATCTGCCTCTGCTG GAAAACAAATTTTACTCGCTGTGTTTCAATGGATTCTACCAATGTGGATTCTTGCATTTCTTCTGGCTTCTGGGATGCTCAACCTACCATTCACCACTCCATTTCTTGATGACTTGCTTTTGTAA